One part of the Micrococcus sp. 2A genome encodes these proteins:
- the dtd gene encoding D-aminoacyl-tRNA deacylase, whose protein sequence is MRAVLQRARSASVTVVDAEAGTREVVGGLAAPGLMVLLGVSTEDGPAEADALAAKVAHLRMLDGEESLVSAAAPALVVSQFTLHGDVRKGRRPSWTRAARGDQAEPLYERFLAGLEAEGVHVERGVFGAQMDVALVNDGPFTLIVGTDDLAGPRRG, encoded by the coding sequence ATGAGAGCCGTCCTGCAGCGCGCCCGTTCCGCGTCCGTGACCGTGGTCGACGCCGAGGCCGGCACCCGCGAGGTGGTCGGCGGGCTCGCGGCGCCCGGGCTCATGGTCCTGCTGGGAGTGAGCACCGAGGACGGACCCGCCGAGGCGGACGCCCTCGCCGCGAAGGTGGCGCACCTGCGCATGCTCGACGGCGAGGAGTCCCTGGTGTCCGCCGCCGCGCCGGCCCTCGTGGTCAGCCAGTTCACCCTCCACGGGGACGTCCGCAAGGGCCGCCGCCCGTCCTGGACGAGGGCGGCGCGCGGCGATCAGGCGGAGCCGCTGTACGAGCGCTTCCTGGCCGGGCTGGAGGCGGAGGGCGTGCACGTGGAGCGCGGCGTGTTCGGCGCGCAGATGGACGTGGCCCTCGTGAACGACGGGCCCTTCACGCTGATCGTGGGCACCGACGACCTGGCGGGGCCGCGGCGAGGCTGA
- the hisS gene encoding histidine--tRNA ligase, producing MSRKASLSGFHEWLPAERLVEQHVLDTLRRTFELHGFAGIETRAVETLGQLLRKGEIDKEVYAVSRLAEDAEGTSAKDPNDPKRLALHFDLTVPFARYVVENAGHLAFPFRRFQMQKVWRGERPQEGRAREFTQADIDVVGDGELSPRYDADVALVMAEALGALPIGDFLIRVNNRKLAEGFYRGIGLTDAAGVLRSIDKLEKIGPDEVARLLQEELGATEEQARQALELAAIRTEDTSFVEQVRALGVEDDLLEEGLAELADVVGTLHRRAPGRAVADLSIARGLDYYTGTVYETVLVGHEQLGSICSGGRYDALASKGNRVFPGVGLSIGVTRLVMRMLSQEMAVASRSVPTAVYVALTQDADWSEAQDVAALLRERGIPAEVAVSAEKFGKQIKYADRRGIPYVWFMGRDDAGTRTHEVKDIRSGEQTAADPADWTPSAEDLLPQITRAEDVDPA from the coding sequence ATGTCCCGCAAGGCCTCCCTCTCCGGTTTCCACGAGTGGCTCCCTGCCGAGCGCCTCGTGGAGCAGCACGTGCTGGACACCCTGCGCCGGACCTTCGAGCTCCACGGGTTCGCCGGCATCGAGACCCGCGCCGTCGAGACCCTGGGCCAGCTGCTGCGCAAGGGCGAGATCGACAAGGAGGTCTACGCCGTCTCCCGCCTCGCCGAGGACGCCGAGGGCACCTCGGCCAAGGATCCGAACGACCCGAAGCGCCTGGCGCTGCACTTCGACCTCACCGTTCCGTTCGCGCGCTACGTGGTGGAGAACGCCGGCCACCTGGCCTTCCCGTTCCGCCGCTTCCAGATGCAGAAGGTCTGGCGCGGCGAGCGCCCCCAGGAGGGTCGCGCCCGCGAGTTCACGCAGGCGGACATCGACGTCGTAGGCGACGGCGAGCTCTCCCCGCGCTACGACGCCGACGTCGCGCTCGTGATGGCCGAGGCGCTCGGGGCCCTGCCGATCGGCGACTTCCTGATCCGCGTGAACAACCGCAAGCTCGCCGAGGGCTTCTACCGCGGCATCGGGCTCACCGACGCCGCGGGCGTGCTCCGCTCCATCGACAAGCTGGAGAAGATCGGCCCCGACGAGGTCGCCCGCCTGCTGCAGGAGGAGCTCGGCGCCACCGAGGAGCAGGCGCGCCAGGCCCTCGAGCTGGCCGCGATCCGCACCGAGGACACCTCCTTCGTCGAGCAGGTCCGCGCCCTCGGCGTGGAGGACGATCTGCTCGAGGAGGGCCTGGCCGAGCTGGCCGACGTCGTGGGCACGCTGCACCGCCGCGCCCCCGGGCGCGCCGTCGCGGACCTCTCGATCGCGCGCGGCCTCGACTACTACACCGGCACCGTCTACGAGACCGTGCTCGTGGGCCACGAGCAGCTCGGCTCGATCTGCTCGGGCGGCCGCTACGACGCGCTGGCGTCGAAGGGGAACCGCGTCTTCCCGGGCGTGGGCCTCTCCATCGGCGTGACGCGCCTCGTGATGCGCATGCTCTCGCAGGAGATGGCCGTGGCCTCACGCTCCGTGCCGACCGCCGTGTACGTCGCGCTCACCCAGGACGCGGACTGGTCGGAGGCGCAGGACGTGGCCGCGCTGCTGCGCGAGCGGGGGATCCCGGCCGAGGTCGCCGTGAGCGCGGAGAAGTTCGGCAAGCAGATCAAGTACGCCGACCGCCGCGGCATCCCCTACGTGTGGTTCATGGGTCGCGACGACGCCGGCACCCGCACCCACGAGGTCAAGGACATCCGCTCCGGCGAGCAGACCGCGGCCGACCCGGCCGACTGGACCCCGTCCGCCGAGGACCTGCTGCCGCAGATCACGCGCGCGGAGGACGTCGACCCCGCCTGA
- the rpsD gene encoding 30S ribosomal protein S4: protein MSRKEGTTMSGNLRTRRTVRHSRALGIALTPKAEKYMERRPYGPGQHGRARKKQDSDYAVRLKEKQRLRAQYNIREAQMRRYFEEAKRTAGLTGENLVELLEMRLDALVLRSGFARTIQAARQLVVHRHIMVDGKRVDIPSFRVKPGQMIHVHERSEKMVPFQLAAAGAHQQVLPTTPGYLTVEIEKLQATLSRRPKRSEVPVTCEEQLVVEYYAR from the coding sequence ATGTCAAGGAAAGAAGGAACCACCATGAGTGGCAACCTGCGCACCCGCCGCACCGTGCGGCACTCCCGCGCTCTGGGCATCGCCCTGACCCCCAAGGCCGAGAAGTACATGGAGCGCCGTCCGTACGGCCCCGGTCAGCACGGCCGCGCCCGCAAGAAGCAGGACTCGGACTACGCGGTGCGTCTGAAGGAGAAGCAGCGTCTGCGCGCGCAGTACAACATCCGCGAGGCCCAGATGCGCCGCTACTTCGAGGAGGCCAAGCGCACCGCCGGCCTGACCGGTGAGAACCTGGTCGAGCTCCTCGAGATGCGCCTCGACGCCCTCGTGCTGCGCTCCGGCTTCGCCCGCACCATCCAGGCCGCCCGCCAGCTCGTCGTGCACCGCCACATCATGGTGGACGGCAAGCGCGTCGACATCCCCTCCTTCCGCGTGAAGCCGGGCCAGATGATCCACGTGCACGAGCGCTCCGAGAAGATGGTCCCCTTCCAGCTGGCCGCCGCCGGCGCCCACCAGCAGGTCCTGCCCACCACCCCGGGCTACCTGACCGTGGAGATCGAGAAGCTCCAGGCCACCCTCTCCCGTCGCCCCAAGCGCTCCGAGGTCCCCGTGACCTGCGAGGAGCAGCTCGTGGTCGAGTACTACGCGCGCTGA
- a CDS encoding replication-associated recombination protein A, whose product MDDLFSAALTPDDDPGPAGTVAGTHPSAPLAVRMRPRSLDEVLGQRHLLHAGSPLRKLAQPDPASQAAGPSSVILYGPPGIGKTTLAHVIARGEGRTFTELSAITAGVKDVRQVMEQALRERDLYGRTTVLFLDEIHRFTKAQQDALLPGVENRWVVLVAATTENPSFSVIAPLLSRSLLLTLRPLTAEDIGGLVDRAVADERGLNGAVALTDEAREYIVRMAAGDARRALTVLEAAAGVGLDRARDDRPAAEGADPAEADGDPSTGGEGAEVGTPVTVTAEDAAQAMDHAVQRYDKDGDQHYDVISAFIKSIRGSDVDAALHYLARMLEAGEDPRFIARRLVISASEDVGMADPTALQTAVAAAQAVQLIGMPEGRIILAQAVTHLATAPKSNASYTAINEAIADVRAGRGGLVPPPLRDAHYAGAADLGHGKGYVYSHDEPHAVARQQYPPDPLVGKDYYRPKPIGHEKRLVDQVAALRRIVRGQD is encoded by the coding sequence ATGGACGACCTCTTCTCCGCCGCGCTCACCCCCGACGACGACCCCGGCCCCGCCGGGACGGTCGCCGGGACGCACCCGTCCGCGCCGCTGGCGGTGCGCATGCGGCCGCGCTCCCTCGACGAGGTCCTGGGCCAGCGTCACCTGCTCCACGCCGGCTCGCCGCTGCGCAAGCTCGCCCAGCCGGACCCCGCCTCGCAGGCCGCGGGCCCGAGCTCGGTGATCCTGTACGGGCCGCCCGGGATCGGGAAGACGACGCTCGCGCACGTGATCGCGCGCGGCGAGGGGCGCACCTTCACGGAGCTCTCCGCCATCACCGCGGGCGTGAAGGACGTGCGCCAGGTGATGGAGCAGGCCCTGCGCGAGCGCGACCTCTACGGCCGCACCACCGTCCTGTTCCTGGACGAGATCCACCGGTTCACGAAGGCGCAGCAGGACGCGCTGCTGCCCGGTGTGGAGAACCGCTGGGTCGTGCTCGTGGCCGCCACCACGGAGAACCCGAGCTTCTCGGTGATCGCGCCGCTGCTCTCGCGGTCGCTCCTGCTGACGCTGCGGCCGCTCACCGCGGAGGACATCGGGGGGCTCGTGGACCGGGCGGTGGCGGACGAGCGCGGGCTCAACGGCGCGGTCGCCCTCACGGACGAGGCCCGGGAGTACATCGTGCGCATGGCCGCCGGCGACGCCCGACGGGCCCTCACGGTGCTGGAGGCGGCCGCCGGCGTCGGACTGGACCGGGCGCGCGACGACCGCCCCGCGGCCGAGGGGGCGGATCCCGCGGAGGCGGACGGCGACCCGTCCACCGGGGGAGAGGGCGCCGAGGTCGGGACGCCCGTGACCGTGACCGCGGAGGACGCCGCGCAGGCGATGGACCACGCGGTCCAGCGCTATGACAAGGACGGCGACCAGCACTACGACGTGATCTCCGCGTTCATCAAGTCGATCCGCGGCTCGGACGTGGACGCGGCGCTGCACTACCTCGCGCGGATGCTCGAGGCGGGGGAGGACCCGCGGTTCATCGCCCGGCGGCTCGTGATCTCTGCCTCCGAGGACGTCGGGATGGCCGACCCCACCGCGCTGCAGACCGCCGTGGCCGCCGCCCAGGCGGTGCAGCTGATCGGCATGCCGGAGGGGCGGATCATCCTCGCGCAGGCCGTGACGCACCTGGCCACGGCGCCGAAGTCGAACGCCTCCTACACGGCGATCAACGAGGCGATCGCGGACGTGCGCGCGGGCCGCGGCGGGCTCGTTCCGCCGCCGCTGCGGGACGCCCACTACGCCGGCGCGGCGGACCTCGGCCACGGGAAGGGGTACGTGTACAGCCACGATGAGCCGCACGCCGTCGCCCGCCAGCAGTACCCGCCGGACCCGCTCGTGGGCAAGGACTACTACCGGCCCAAGCCCATCGGCCATGAGAAGCGGCTCGTGGACCAGGTGGCGGCCCTGCGGCGCATCGTCCGCGGGCAGGACTGA
- the aspS gene encoding aspartate--tRNA ligase: protein MLRTHHLGELNASLIGQTVTVTGWVAKRRDHGGVAFVDLRDASGRAQVVVRDEADFDPLRNEWVLQVTGTVERRPEGNENANLASGEVELIAEDVTVLNTAAALPFQVDEHVEVGEEARLRHRYLDLRRPQPSRIMRLRSEANRTARELLHGEGFTEVETPTLTRSTPEGARDFLVPARLAPGSWYALPQSPQLFKQLLQVGGIEKYYQIARCYRDEDFRADRQPEFTQLDIEASFVEQDDVIALGEKIVQALWGLVGVEVQTPIRRMTYAEAMEKYGSDKPDLRFGLELTDLTAYFKDTPFRVFQNEYVGAVVMPGGASQARRTLDAWQEWAKQRGAKGLAYVLVQEDGSLTGPVSKNITDEEKAGLAAAVGAEPGDCVFFAAGSAKEARALLGAARVEIGRRCELFTDAGNGVEAKDADWAFVWVVDAPMFEPAADAVASGDVAVGSGTWTAVHHAFTSPKPEFADTFDTDPGSALAYAYDIVCNGNEIGGGSIRIHRQEMQERVFEVMGLSQEEANEKFGFLLEGFKYGAPPHGGIAFGWDRVVALLAGTESIREVIAFPKTGGGFDPLTAAPALITPQQRKEAGVDAKPEPKKAEGERAEAPQA, encoded by the coding sequence GTGCTGCGCACCCACCACCTCGGCGAGCTCAACGCCTCGCTCATCGGCCAGACCGTCACCGTCACCGGCTGGGTGGCGAAGCGGCGTGACCACGGCGGCGTGGCCTTCGTGGACCTGCGCGACGCGTCCGGCCGCGCCCAGGTCGTGGTGCGGGACGAGGCCGACTTCGACCCGCTGCGCAACGAGTGGGTCCTGCAGGTCACCGGCACCGTGGAGCGCCGCCCCGAGGGCAACGAGAACGCGAACCTCGCCTCGGGCGAGGTCGAGCTGATCGCCGAGGACGTCACCGTGCTCAACACCGCGGCCGCCCTGCCGTTCCAGGTGGACGAGCACGTGGAGGTCGGCGAGGAGGCGCGCCTGCGCCACCGCTACCTCGACCTGCGCCGCCCGCAGCCGAGCCGCATCATGCGCCTGCGCTCCGAGGCCAACCGCACGGCCCGCGAGCTGCTGCACGGCGAGGGCTTCACCGAGGTGGAGACCCCCACGCTGACCCGCTCGACGCCGGAGGGCGCCCGCGACTTCCTCGTCCCCGCCCGCCTCGCGCCCGGCTCCTGGTACGCCCTGCCCCAGTCCCCGCAGCTGTTCAAGCAGCTGCTGCAGGTCGGCGGGATCGAGAAGTACTACCAGATCGCCCGCTGCTACCGCGACGAGGACTTCCGCGCCGACCGCCAGCCCGAGTTCACCCAGCTGGACATCGAGGCCTCGTTCGTGGAGCAGGACGACGTCATCGCCCTCGGCGAGAAGATCGTGCAGGCCCTGTGGGGCCTCGTGGGCGTCGAGGTCCAGACCCCGATCCGCCGCATGACGTACGCCGAGGCCATGGAGAAGTACGGCTCGGACAAGCCGGACCTGCGCTTCGGCCTCGAGCTGACCGACCTCACCGCGTACTTCAAGGACACGCCCTTCCGCGTGTTCCAGAACGAGTACGTGGGCGCCGTCGTGATGCCCGGCGGCGCCTCTCAGGCCCGCCGCACGCTCGACGCCTGGCAGGAGTGGGCCAAGCAGCGCGGTGCCAAGGGCCTGGCCTACGTGCTCGTCCAGGAGGACGGCTCGTTGACCGGCCCGGTCTCCAAGAACATCACCGACGAGGAGAAGGCCGGCCTTGCCGCCGCCGTCGGGGCCGAGCCCGGCGACTGCGTGTTCTTCGCCGCCGGCTCCGCCAAGGAGGCCCGCGCGCTGCTCGGCGCGGCCCGCGTGGAGATCGGCCGCCGCTGCGAGCTCTTCACGGACGCCGGCAACGGCGTCGAGGCCAAGGACGCCGACTGGGCGTTCGTGTGGGTCGTCGACGCCCCCATGTTCGAGCCCGCCGCCGACGCGGTCGCCTCGGGCGACGTGGCCGTTGGCTCCGGCACGTGGACCGCCGTGCACCACGCGTTCACCTCGCCCAAGCCCGAGTTCGCCGACACCTTCGACACCGATCCGGGCTCGGCCCTGGCCTACGCGTACGACATCGTGTGCAACGGCAACGAGATCGGCGGCGGCTCCATCCGCATCCACCGCCAGGAGATGCAGGAGCGCGTCTTCGAGGTCATGGGCCTGTCCCAGGAGGAGGCGAACGAGAAGTTCGGCTTCCTGCTCGAGGGCTTCAAGTACGGAGCCCCGCCGCACGGCGGCATCGCCTTCGGCTGGGACCGCGTGGTGGCGCTGCTGGCCGGCACCGAGTCGATCCGTGAGGTCATCGCCTTCCCGAAGACCGGTGGCGGCTTCGACCCGCTGACCGCCGCCCCGGCGCTGATCACGCCGCAGCAGCGCAAGGAGGCCGGTGTGGACGCGAAGCCGGAGCCGAAGAAGGCCGAGGGCGAGAGGGCCGAGGCGCCCCAGGCCTGA
- a CDS encoding DUF349 domain-containing protein, producing MTHQQQPDDQQSPALEDEAEATAALPEQDAPQTPEQDAPNQDAVPAEEAGAEEPPVPAEAQPLAVVVPDASEHGTAPAEDTAEAPAESSAEQAAPAARPGPASPAAMRPAAPKAPATPAAVKPARAAKAPAVVAPAVPPTPIAEAARFARVSEDGHVTLLDGEDEVAVGQVPEASTEDALSYFVRKYDDVRAQMALFQQRIAAGAPSSELGKALGQMTSAVDERHMVGDMAALRTRLAALDTLLGDYRAAEQEARQAAQAEQLAAREAIVAEAEGYAGTAAERMPWKQASARMAELFDEWKAAQKAGPRLSKSVEDGLWKRFRAARTTFDKTRRAHFSRLDAASSEAKQVKEKLIARAEELSSSTDWGVTAGKYRDLMDEWKKAPRASRKEDDALWARFRAAQDVFFAARKAVDAEVDREYAANLKVKEQILADGQKMLPVTDLKAGRAALNALRGRWEEAGKVPRGDMRRMEEGFRKLEDAVKEAESEHWRRTDPETKARTSSALTQLEETIAGLEADLEKAKAKGDQRGIAKAQEALDARLQWKQALEAAASELR from the coding sequence GTGACCCACCAGCAGCAGCCCGACGACCAGCAGTCCCCCGCCCTCGAGGACGAGGCCGAGGCGACCGCCGCCCTGCCCGAGCAGGACGCCCCCCAGACCCCCGAGCAGGACGCCCCGAACCAGGACGCCGTTCCTGCCGAGGAAGCCGGCGCCGAGGAGCCCCCCGTGCCCGCGGAGGCCCAGCCGCTGGCCGTGGTGGTGCCCGACGCCTCCGAGCACGGCACCGCGCCGGCCGAGGACACCGCGGAGGCCCCGGCGGAGTCGTCCGCCGAGCAGGCCGCGCCCGCCGCCCGCCCCGGTCCGGCCTCCCCCGCCGCGATGCGCCCCGCGGCGCCCAAGGCCCCCGCCACTCCCGCCGCCGTGAAGCCGGCGCGCGCCGCCAAGGCCCCGGCCGTCGTCGCGCCCGCCGTGCCCCCCACGCCGATCGCCGAGGCCGCCCGCTTCGCCCGCGTGAGCGAGGACGGCCACGTCACGCTGCTGGACGGCGAGGACGAGGTCGCGGTCGGCCAGGTGCCGGAGGCCTCCACCGAGGACGCGCTCAGCTACTTCGTGCGCAAGTACGACGACGTGCGCGCGCAGATGGCCCTGTTCCAGCAGCGCATCGCTGCCGGGGCCCCCTCGAGCGAGCTGGGCAAGGCCCTGGGCCAGATGACCTCCGCCGTGGACGAACGCCACATGGTGGGCGACATGGCCGCGCTGCGCACCCGCCTCGCCGCCCTCGACACCCTCCTGGGCGACTACCGCGCCGCGGAGCAGGAGGCCCGCCAGGCCGCCCAGGCGGAGCAGCTGGCCGCCCGTGAGGCGATCGTGGCCGAGGCCGAGGGCTACGCCGGCACCGCCGCGGAGCGGATGCCGTGGAAGCAGGCCTCCGCGCGCATGGCCGAGCTGTTCGACGAGTGGAAGGCCGCGCAGAAGGCCGGCCCGCGCCTGTCCAAGTCGGTGGAGGACGGCCTGTGGAAGCGCTTCCGTGCCGCCCGCACCACGTTCGACAAGACCCGCCGCGCCCACTTCTCGCGCCTCGACGCGGCGAGCTCCGAGGCCAAGCAGGTCAAGGAGAAGCTGATCGCCCGCGCGGAGGAGCTCTCCTCCTCCACGGACTGGGGCGTGACGGCCGGCAAGTACCGCGACCTCATGGACGAGTGGAAGAAGGCCCCCCGCGCCTCCCGCAAGGAGGACGACGCCCTGTGGGCCCGCTTCCGCGCCGCACAGGACGTGTTCTTCGCGGCCCGCAAGGCCGTGGACGCCGAGGTCGACCGTGAATACGCCGCCAACCTCAAGGTCAAGGAGCAGATCCTGGCCGACGGCCAGAAGATGCTCCCCGTCACCGACCTCAAGGCGGGCCGCGCCGCGCTCAATGCGCTGCGGGGCCGCTGGGAGGAGGCCGGCAAGGTGCCGCGGGGCGACATGCGCCGCATGGAGGAGGGCTTCCGCAAGCTCGAGGACGCCGTCAAGGAGGCCGAGTCCGAGCACTGGCGCCGCACCGATCCGGAGACCAAGGCCCGCACCAGCTCGGCCCTGACCCAGCTCGAGGAGACCATCGCCGGCCTCGAGGCGGACCTGGAGAAGGCCAAGGCCAAGGGCGACCAGCGCGGCATCGCGAAGGCCCAGGAGGCCCTCGACGCCCGCCTGCAGTGGAAGCAGGCCCTCGAGGCCGCGGCCTCCGAGCTGCGCTGA
- a CDS encoding choice-of-anchor I family protein, which translates to MRTLHRLAAATSVVALSAAVVAPMTAAAPMTAAAPPAHAKAHGRSAAVASGDAAGRSVELTPAGTHETGVFGESAAEIPAFDPTTGRLFVVNAEKGAIDVLRVGADGAPTAETVLSAEGLATADGSITDEGATVNSVAVSGGVMAMAVEAADKTGLGWVVFFDTETLEYLGGVRAGALPDSIAFSPNGEYAVVANEGEPAADFSVDPEGTISVISVPKNVQQFSRLSQDDVRTVDFRAYDEGAALPEGVRVFGPDVQVPEGQEEAGYVARNLEPEYVTIGDTGRTAYVSIQEANAIVAIDLKSASIEDFWALQLTDWSQDGVRDVSNEDDAITLQNWSVMGVPMPDGIDSYRWRGQDLVVSANEGDSREWGDFVDAERVKDLELCKAEYPDAKALQKKGALGRLNVITDLGYDAERECYSQLHAFGGRSFSIYTADGERLFDSAGMIEEQIAALIEAGELPEWAFNANNDETPSFDSRSDDKGVEPESVVVGRIQGRTYAFVGLERIGGVMVFDITNPTQATYVDYVNERNWDAEGDDAGAGLGDMGAEGLTFVPAHESPSGVALLIVANEVSGSTTVYEVNPTRVK; encoded by the coding sequence ATGCGCACCCTGCACCGCCTCGCCGCGGCGACCTCCGTCGTCGCCCTGTCCGCCGCCGTCGTCGCCCCGATGACCGCCGCCGCCCCGATGACCGCCGCCGCCCCGCCCGCCCACGCGAAGGCCCACGGGCGCTCCGCGGCCGTCGCGTCCGGCGACGCGGCCGGCAGGTCCGTCGAGCTGACCCCCGCCGGCACGCACGAGACCGGTGTGTTCGGCGAGTCCGCCGCCGAGATCCCGGCCTTCGACCCCACCACCGGCCGCCTGTTCGTGGTCAACGCGGAGAAGGGCGCGATCGACGTGCTGCGCGTCGGCGCCGACGGCGCCCCGACCGCGGAGACCGTCCTCTCCGCCGAGGGCCTGGCCACCGCCGACGGCTCCATCACGGACGAGGGGGCCACGGTGAACTCCGTGGCCGTGTCCGGCGGCGTGATGGCCATGGCCGTGGAGGCCGCGGACAAGACCGGCCTCGGCTGGGTCGTGTTCTTCGACACCGAGACCCTGGAGTACCTCGGCGGCGTCCGCGCGGGCGCCCTGCCGGACTCCATCGCCTTCTCCCCGAACGGCGAGTACGCCGTGGTCGCCAACGAGGGCGAGCCCGCCGCCGACTTCTCCGTGGACCCGGAGGGCACGATCTCCGTGATCTCCGTGCCGAAGAACGTCCAGCAGTTCTCCCGCCTGTCCCAGGACGACGTGCGCACCGTGGACTTCCGCGCCTACGACGAGGGCGCCGCGCTGCCCGAGGGCGTCCGCGTGTTCGGCCCGGACGTGCAGGTTCCGGAGGGCCAGGAGGAGGCCGGCTACGTGGCCCGCAACCTCGAGCCCGAGTACGTCACCATCGGCGACACCGGCCGCACCGCCTACGTCTCGATCCAGGAGGCCAATGCGATCGTCGCGATCGACCTGAAGTCCGCGTCCATCGAGGACTTCTGGGCCCTCCAGCTCACCGACTGGTCCCAGGACGGCGTCCGCGACGTCTCCAACGAGGACGACGCGATCACCCTGCAGAACTGGTCCGTGATGGGCGTGCCGATGCCCGACGGCATCGACTCCTACCGCTGGCGTGGCCAGGACCTCGTGGTCTCTGCCAACGAGGGCGACTCCCGCGAGTGGGGCGACTTCGTGGACGCCGAGCGGGTGAAGGACCTCGAGCTGTGCAAGGCCGAGTACCCGGACGCGAAGGCCCTGCAGAAGAAGGGCGCCCTGGGCCGCCTCAACGTCATCACGGACCTCGGCTACGACGCCGAGCGCGAGTGCTACTCCCAGCTGCACGCCTTCGGCGGCCGCTCCTTCTCCATCTACACCGCGGACGGCGAGCGGCTCTTCGACTCCGCCGGCATGATCGAGGAGCAGATCGCCGCGCTCATCGAGGCCGGCGAGCTGCCCGAGTGGGCGTTCAACGCGAACAACGACGAGACCCCCTCGTTCGACTCCCGCTCCGACGACAAGGGCGTCGAGCCCGAGTCCGTCGTCGTGGGCCGGATTCAGGGCCGCACCTACGCGTTCGTGGGCCTGGAGCGCATCGGCGGCGTGATGGTCTTCGACATCACGAACCCGACGCAGGCCACCTACGTGGACTACGTCAACGAGCGCAACTGGGACGCCGAGGGCGACGACGCCGGGGCCGGCCTGGGCGACATGGGTGCCGAGGGCCTGACCTTCGTGCCCGCGCACGAGTCCCCCTCGGGCGTGGCGCTGCTGATCGTGGCCAACGAGGTCTCCGGCTCCACCACCGTGTACGAGGTGAACCCCACCCGCGTGAAGTGA
- a CDS encoding APC family permease — MLQRRLTLPHAIAIGLGSMIGAGVFTAIGLAAALTGGHPGLLFAALGLAVLTALCNALSTAQLATVHPESGGTYVYGRRQLHPLAGFLAGWGFVTGKTASVAAMATTVGLYLFPDQPLAARLAGVAAVVVLTVVAMAGVTRTAQATMAILVPVVAVLALTTAAGLALGDRGAGDVAGGLGDAPLAGVLMGAGVLFFAFAGYARVATMGEEVIDPRRTIPRAILIALGLTVGLYTLVTLGLLAALGPRGLALSPAPVREALEVTLGSGWGWLALVAAGLASAGAMLNLLTGISRTALAMARESDLPRPLARVHERTGTPWVGQLAVAVAVILLVLTTDILTVVGFSSFGVLVYYAVANLAALTLRGGEDGRDAALPRPLRVPRAVNGLGLVLCLVLAFTLPPLSVVAMLAVFLIGVGGRAFVLAGRDRPPR; from the coding sequence GTGCTGCAGCGCCGCCTGACCCTGCCCCATGCCATCGCCATCGGCCTCGGCTCCATGATCGGTGCGGGCGTCTTCACCGCCATCGGCCTCGCGGCCGCCCTCACGGGCGGGCATCCGGGGCTGCTCTTCGCGGCACTCGGCCTGGCCGTGCTCACCGCGCTGTGCAACGCGCTCTCCACCGCCCAGCTGGCCACGGTGCACCCCGAGTCCGGCGGCACCTACGTGTACGGCCGCCGGCAGCTGCACCCCCTCGCCGGCTTCCTCGCCGGCTGGGGCTTCGTCACGGGCAAGACGGCCTCGGTGGCCGCCATGGCGACGACGGTCGGCCTCTACCTCTTCCCGGACCAGCCCCTGGCCGCGCGCCTGGCGGGCGTGGCCGCCGTCGTCGTCCTCACGGTCGTGGCCATGGCGGGCGTGACCCGCACCGCGCAGGCCACCATGGCCATCCTCGTGCCCGTGGTGGCGGTGCTCGCCCTCACGACGGCGGCCGGGCTGGCCCTCGGCGATCGCGGCGCGGGCGACGTGGCGGGCGGCCTCGGGGACGCCCCCCTGGCGGGCGTGCTCATGGGCGCGGGCGTGCTGTTCTTCGCGTTCGCCGGCTACGCCCGCGTGGCGACGATGGGAGAGGAGGTCATCGACCCGCGGCGGACCATCCCGCGGGCCATCCTGATCGCCCTGGGCCTGACCGTCGGCCTCTACACGCTCGTGACGCTCGGGCTCCTCGCCGCGCTCGGCCCGAGGGGCCTGGCGCTCTCCCCGGCGCCCGTGCGCGAGGCACTCGAGGTCACCCTGGGCTCCGGATGGGGCTGGCTCGCCCTGGTCGCCGCCGGCCTGGCCAGCGCGGGCGCGATGCTCAACCTGCTCACCGGCATCTCCCGCACGGCCCTGGCGATGGCCCGGGAGTCCGACCTGCCGCGGCCCCTGGCCCGCGTGCACGAGCGCACCGGCACGCCGTGGGTCGGCCAGCTGGCCGTCGCGGTGGCCGTGATCCTGCTGGTGCTCACCACCGACATCCTCACCGTGGTGGGCTTCAGCTCCTTCGGCGTGCTGGTCTACTACGCCGTGGCCAACCTCGCGGCGCTCACCCTGCGCGGCGGCGAGGACGGCAGGGACGCCGCGCTCCCCCGCCCGCTGCGGGTCCCGCGGGCCGTGAACGGGCTGGGCCTCGTGCTGTGCCTGGTCCTGGCGTTCACCCTGCCGCCCCTGTCCGTGGTGGCGATGCTCGCGGTCTTCCTCATCGGCGTGGGCGGGCGCGCCTTCGTGCTGGCCGGGCGGGACCGGCCCCCGCGCTGA